A stretch of Candidatus Dadabacteria bacterium DNA encodes these proteins:
- a CDS encoding flavin reductase codes for MNEASSVSGIFWHNSPVVVITSRREDEINGQVAVTLVTSSIVHTVPRLLIGIWKGNHTHGFIMKSRNLVVHLLKRDQIALVRNFGFYSGRDRKKFPGIDHFEGRNGCPVLRDVHSYVECSVLNAMDGGDMTAFLVSADYGEVVRGGEWMTLGDFYSLAPEQWVMEYGQKLMESVSFSMPIIHKISHEPFEP; via the coding sequence GTGAACGAAGCGTCTTCGGTTTCCGGGATTTTCTGGCATAACTCCCCGGTGGTGGTCATAACCAGCAGGCGGGAGGATGAAATAAACGGCCAGGTGGCGGTAACCCTTGTCACCTCCTCGATAGTCCATACCGTGCCTAGGCTCCTTATCGGTATATGGAAGGGAAACCACACCCATGGGTTCATAATGAAAAGCAGAAATCTGGTGGTTCACCTCCTGAAAAGGGATCAGATAGCCCTTGTGCGAAACTTCGGTTTTTACTCGGGCAGGGACAGGAAAAAGTTCCCCGGCATAGACCACTTCGAGGGCAGAAACGGCTGCCCTGTCCTAAGGGATGTCCATTCCTATGTCGAGTGCTCAGTGCTAAACGCCATGGACGGAGGAGACATGACGGCTTTTCTTGTAAGCGCCGACTACGGGGAGGTAGTTAGGGGAGGGGAGTGGATGACGCTTGGGGACTTCTACTCCCTTGCCCCCGAGCAGTGGGTGATGGAGTACGGACAGAAGCTCATGGAGTCTGTGAGCTTTTCCATGCCGATAATACATAAAATAAGCCACGAGCCGTTTGAGCCCTAA
- the fxsA gene encoding membrane protein FxsA: MFVRLLILFTVVPLIELALLIKLGNLIGLWPTIFIVIATGVLGAALARSQGTRTVGAIRAELAQGRAPTESLINGLLILVGGVVLLTPGLLTDLLGFSLLIPFTRDWFKKKLRGKLRKYAERNSASATIIIR, from the coding sequence ATGTTTGTAAGACTGTTAATTCTGTTCACGGTGGTTCCGCTCATTGAGCTGGCGCTGCTCATAAAGCTCGGAAACCTGATAGGGCTCTGGCCGACCATATTCATAGTAATAGCAACGGGAGTGCTTGGAGCGGCGCTTGCAAGAAGCCAGGGGACGCGTACCGTCGGCGCGATAAGGGCGGAGCTCGCCCAGGGCCGGGCGCCAACGGAAAGCCTCATAAACGGCCTTCTAATACTCGTGGGAGGGGTGGTGCTTCTCACCCCGGGACTGCTCACGGACCTTCTCGGCTTCTCCCTTCTCATCCCCTTTACAAGAGACTGGTTCAAAAAGAAACTCCGAGGCAAGCTGAGAAAATACGCGGAGAGAAACTCAGCCTCCGCGACCATAATAATCCGCTGA